The Hippocampus zosterae strain Florida chromosome 11, ASM2543408v3, whole genome shotgun sequence genome includes the window AGCTCACGGGAGAATCCTGACATCAAGGTTGCCTTCGGCTTGGCACCTCCTTTGGCTTCCTCCGAGAAgtggtgcacaaaaaaaataaaaaaacagtggTCCTTCTTGGCAGAGGGCAATCCCAGGTCGGATCTGGACTGGAGACTGAGCTGGACTTTGTTTAGCTGAGCGCAACACCAGGCTTGGTGATGAAATTCATCGTGTGATGAGGGgtgggcgagagagagagagagagagagagagagagagagagagagagagagagagagactccaCCTTTATGTGCAGTAAACATAATATCGGCCATTGATGGAGCAATTTCAATGGCTGACATCCATCGGCAATGCAATACAAACGTCAAGAAGGATATCCCCACCATTCGTACATACAAAACTTTCCATTTTCACTTGTTGGAATATGACAACTGTATAAAGTTTGTTGTACAAAGTGTTGCCTCCAAgagtgaaaatgcttttgtcgCCTTCATAGGCACTGCACTTTTTCTCCACTGAGCCCTTGTTCAAGCCCCTCGCGCCGCCTCCGATCAACCCTGTTTAAGAAAGCTGTTAACATTTTACTAAGCTccattacatttcaaaaacaaaacaaaaaaatgcctgcTTTGAGTCCATTCGGAGTACTGCATAGCGTTCTTTGAATCAATAATTCAATGAATACAATTCGTTTTCCATCCCAAAATGAGTCACGTGCTCGGGAGCATGACCCCCATCCACTTGACAAAATTGTGCCTTTCTTGTTTATTCCCTCCGCTCACATTTCTGCCGCCGCCCCTATCCAATCATTGGGCATGCGGGCTGAATACTGGATGAAGCTTGAACCTGAGCCAATTCAAGCTAAAAGCaagttagggaaaaaaaatggcctccaTGCGACACGCAGATGCATCAACGAGATGAAAACCTCTGATCGCCTCGCTTTTATTGCCGCAGGACTTCATCAAGTGTGCGCGCGTTTCATAACGCTGAAATTGAACCGGCAGCACACAGGTGATCCCAAAGTCAATCTCCTGACAGACGGCATCTTATGAAAGCAGAACTTGGGATATGAGACGGGGCCGTTTCAACATGTGACGTGACCAAAACAGTCAATCCCAGCACGGGTCCTCGTCAGCCGAGAGCGCGTGTGTGTAAAGTGAACAACAAATGCAGTGATTGCCACTCCCTCGCTAAAGCTTAATGAGCGAGCCGGAAATTCAGTTGATGGCGTTGTTTCGGAATCATCAATCAACACTAAATTGCAAATGTCAGCAGCATGGAATAAGGAAGCGTTTTCGGATGTAGTTTAGAATTTGCCCAAATGACTTCTTATCAGAAGCAGGTACCCTACACGGGTGGACAAGGCTAAATTGCCATGTAGCGCCGTCTTGAGATTCCACCTGGCACCAGTGCAGGGCCCCTGGCGGAGTGACTTCATATCCTTTTTGTCAGTTTGTCAAAATGCACAATGTACGCTACGCGCTATTGTAAAACATCAACTTTCCATGCATGCAGTCGATCAAATGTCGGTCTGATGAAGAGCAGCAAGAGATGAGAGACAACTTACTTACCCCCATCGCTCGCCGCTCGTGATGCTTCACAGCTTTCGGTGCGGAGAAGTGAGTGTGCCGGTGTTGGACACGCTCTAAATACTGCACAGCTTTGCGATAACCTTCAATCAGGAGGTTAATGGACATTCCGTCCTGACCGGGATTAAAGACTTAAGTGCCGCCGACAGAGTCATTACCGCAAACTCATCTTCGGAAATGATTTTGTTTAATCGTGTTACCCTCCTCATGTTTCTGAACCCTGCTGCAAAGAGTGAAAATTCTCAGAGTAATTGACGCCCTCTAAAAAGAGTTTCAACTTTCTCTTGATTTTTGACCCTGCAGCTCCCGCTTTCACAACCTCTCATCGGGGGTCATGTTGAGCTCTGACAAAACTGACACAAATGTACATGTATTTCCAACTACCCAAATCTGAGGTTTTGCTCACTTACTGGAGGACCCAAGACATATTTCCTCTGTGATGCCTCTGCACAATTTTTCTCACTCCCATATACCCCAAGCATCAAGAATGACAGCATTTTACCTACCCCATTTCATGTCTATCGAGCTATGACTATTCTGTACATCTgtcaaaagtcaattttcattGTCATTTGACTTTAATAGGATAGCAGGGGGCCTCACAATATAGAGGTCGGCGTTTCGAATCAACTACCTCCCTATCTATTTCTGTAGAGAGACCGTCAAATAgctcctattaaaaaaaaacaaagcttgtgCGTATGTAAGTACGCACGTAAGATTAATCAAAACGCCTCAGGATACCGACGAGGCCAATATCACAagctgtttggaaaaaaaaacacattcgtgATACCCGACAAACCGTAGGGGGCAGTGTGCTACTCCAATGCCAGCATAGCGACTGCAAAAGGAGCGAAGAAGAACGTAGCCCAGGCAAACATGGTGAACGACAAGGTCGGTAACTTTCAATAGAGCCTATTTGGTTGTATTTATCAGAActatttgtcattatttttgaaaaaaacccatcacGTTACATTTATCATAAGACAAATAGCAGTAGATTTTGCTGACAACGTTGAGCAAGCTGGTTTGCAAAAGAGGGTAGCCTCACAAGCTACGTAAGCTACCACACGGGACACATTCAGCTGTTCGACTTTCGGGAAATGAATGACTAGATCGCTTTCAGACCAAAGTTACTTGATGAGCGCCGCCACGTTTCAACTAACGAGGAAAGACAAAGAGATATGGTTTCATGTTGCATCTGTATAAGTATAAAATTCAGTataaatatatgtgtatatatgtatgtatgtatataatttaatatgtatgtatgcatgtatgtactgtatatatatataatatgtatgtACTGTGTGTTTAGAGTACTCTGGGCCAGCTGAAGGACCTGGTGGAGCTGAAGGATCAGCTGGAGGACATCCAGAAACGTATGGAAGATGAGATTCAGGCCGGGGTTCCTGCTGTAAGTCTCACCCATAGACTCCAAAGAGCGAGAGTTCACACACTTTTTAGATATATGAAAtacaaagatgacattttccaaggatcccccccctgcccccataaTACAAAGGACTGTTAAACACACTAACTTTGACATGCACAGCTGACAGCCATAAGGGTTATTCGGTTTACCCTAAGTAACATTTAATATTAACGTCCACATCCACATTTCACATGGCTGATCCGACTCTGTGTCTCTTCTTCCTATCGTACTTAGGGCGGCAGTCTCCTGGGTTCTCCCTTCCTGAAGGGCTTCCTGGCCGGCTACGTGGTGGCCAGGTTCCGCTCGTCTGCACTACTGGGCGCTGTGGTCGGGACGTGCACAGGAATCTACGCGGCGCAGAACTACAAGATTCCAAATGTGGAGAACACGATTAAGGACT containing:
- the LOC127610480 gene encoding SLC35A4 upstream open reading frame protein-like, which translates into the protein MVNDKSTLGQLKDLVELKDQLEDIQKRMEDEIQAGVPAGGSLLGSPFLKGFLAGYVVARFRSSALLGAVVGTCTGIYAAQNYKIPNVENTIKDYINSVRGRSR